AATCGTAGAACTCGATGGCCGTGCCGATGAAGCTCGCAAAGACGATGCGCGTGCGGCTGGTCCCGTTCGCCGCATCGGCGGCCGGCGCCGCCATGGCGGACGAGGAGGGGGAAGCGGACATGGTGGTCTCCCGTTGTTGTTGTCGGTGGGGCGGCTCGATCGGTGGGGCTGGCCGCTCTGGAGGCGGCATCACGCGGCGCGTGACGCGCTGCCCATTGTGCGTCGGGCCGCGCGCCGGCTCAATCCATCCGCGCGCCGGCAGTCCCGGCCATGGCGGCGCGCCATGCAAAAAGGCACCCGGAGGTGCCTTCCTGCGTCCGCCATGGGAGAGGCGGGCGGACGAAAACCGCGCGCGTCAGAACTTGTGGCGGATACCGATGGCCGCGCCCAGCTGGTTGCTGGCATCCGGCGTGATGAAGTACGTCTGCGAAGCGGCCGGCAGGTAACCGATCGACAACTGCCCGCTCGCCGTCGTCGCATAACCGATCGAGTCCCAGTTGAGTGAGGCATTGCGCGAATAGGCCGCCGTGAAATACACGTCGGTACGCTTGGAGAAGTTGTAATCGGCGATGAAGTTCAACTGCTGCGGCTTGCGCGGATTGACCGTCGTGGTGCCGATGGTCGCTTCCTTGATGTTGTCGTAGTAGTACGACAGCGTGAAGCCCAGGGTCGGCGTCGCCTGGTAGTTCACGCCGATCCAGTACAGGTCGTCGCGGTGCGGCAGCAGGGCGAGCGTGGCGCCGCTCGATGCCGTGTCGGTCTTGCCGTAGCGGTAGCCGCCCATCAGCTTGACCGGGCCCACCGTATAGCTGGCCGCAATGGCGGCGCGCTTGTCGCGGGCGTACTCGTTGCCGGCGCCGCCCAGTGCTTCGGCCGCGGTCAGCACCTTCACTTCGTCGTAGGCGACACCGAGCCCGAACGGACCGGCGAAGTAGTTGGCGCCCAGGCCGTAGGCCGAGTTGGCCGTCTGGCTGCCGGCGCGTTCGCCGAATGCCCAGTGGCCCTCGACCGTCACCGGGCCGAACAGGCCGGTGTACTTGATCACGTTGTCTTCGCGGAAGTTCGGGCCCAGCAGGCCGACCACCGGTTCGTACTGGGTGGCATAGCCGCTCGGCGAGAAGTTCGCCATCATGTCGAAGATCGTGGTGTACTGGCGGCCCAGCGTGATCTTGCCCCAGTTGCCCTGCAAGCCCACGAACGCCTGCCGGCCGAACAGGCGGCCACCTTGCTGCAGCGTGCCCGTATCCATGCCGAAGCCGGATTCCAGCACGAACAGGCCCTTCAGGCCGCCGCCGATGTCTTCCACGCCGCGCAGGCCCCAGCGGTTGGACGACAGGCCGCCCGCCTGCATTGCCACGCGCGATCCGCTGCCCGGGATGGCGATCCCCGCCGATGTCACGTTTTGTTCATGGTTGACGTACTCGACGTTGGCGTCGACCACACCGTACAGCGTCACACTGGATTGGGCATGCGCTGCACCTGCAAACGCGCCCAGCACTGCCATCGCAAGCAGCGATTTCTTCATCGGTCGGCCTCCAATTGTGCTCTTGAAATTGCTCTTTTTCGGGTTCTTGCAGGCGGCCCAGACCCTCGATTCCCGTCTTTCCGCCCGCCGACTTTCAAACGAAGTCGCAGACAAATGTAGCAACGGGCGGATGGTGCGGGCGCAAATATGCGAACGAATGTTCGCAAACGCGTGTTCGCTGTCTGATCGGGGCAACAGGCTATTTCTGATTTGGCAACAGCCAAGCGATGTGGCGCGGAGATTCCTCGCGAATCCGGACGGGATGCGTGGCTGGCGCGGGTTATCCCGGACAGTCCGGTCTGGTGCGTTCGCTTCTGAGCGGACGCAAAACAGCGAGCGGCGGGGCCCTTACAATGCTGGACGCGCCGTGCGCCTTCGCCGCCGGCAGCCTTTCCTATGCTCGATCGCTTCCTTCCCGAATTCGACCGCGCCCTGCGCGCCGTGGCCGGCATCACCCGCGCCTCCCGCCCCAACCCCGCCGATGCCATCGTCGCTCCCACCGATGACGGTGCGAAACTGTCCGACACCGAGCGCCGCCATGCCGCCGGGCTGATGCGCGTCAACCACGTGGGCGAGGTGTGTGCCCAGGCGCTGTACCAGGGGCAGGCGCTGTTCGCGCGCGACCCGGCCATCCGCGCCCAGCTCGATGAGGCCGCGCGCGAGGAAGAGGACCACCTCGCCTGGTGCGCCCAGCGCCTGCAGGAACTGCACGATCGTCCGAGCCTGCTCAACCCGCTGTGGTACGCCGGCGCATTCGCCATCGGCGCGCTCGCCGGCCGCTTGGGCGACAAGATCAGCCTCGGCTTCGTCGCCGAGACTGAGCGCCAGGTCGAGCATCACCTCGACGGCCATCTCGATCGCCTGCCCGAGCATGATGCCCGCTCCCGGGCCATCGTCGCCCAGATGCGCGATGACGAAGTCCGCCATGGCGACAATGCCCGCGCCGCCGGCGGCATCGATCTGCCTGAGCCGGTGCGCCAGGCCATGCGCTTGGCCTCACGCATTATGACCACCGCTGCCTACCGCATTTGAGGTAATTTTGTGCGCCTGTGTGGCGTACTGTCCACCATTTGGTGGAGCCATCCAAAATGCCCTTCCGGCCCGCTTCCCACAAGGGGATGCGGGACGGTCTCTCACGTGGTTTCTCGATAAATCACGCTATCTCCTTCATTTGATTGAGAAAAGCGCTGCGCCACCTTGGTGCGGCCACGCTAAGTCATTGTTCTGATTGCAAAAAATCCTCCTGACACGGTCCGGCAAGCCTTGACCGGCCAAATGCGTTCCTCTAAAGTGGGAAACAGTGTCAGAAAGTGTAGTTTTGTGGTTTGAACGGGCTGTTTTGCGGGCCTTTCGACAGCGGTAGGGAGAGAGATTCCACGTGTTCCAGGGAGCGTCGGCGCTGACGCTGGATGCCAAGGGGCGGATGTCCATCCCGACCCGGCATCGCGAAGCGCTTCAGCTGCAGGCCGAGGGCCGGGTGACTGTGACCAAGCACCCGGACGGCTGCCTCATGCTGTTTCCGCGCCCGGAATGGGAGCGCTTCCGGGAGCGCATCGCCGCGCTGCCGATGGAAGCCCACTGGTGGAAGCGGATCTTCCTGGGCAGTGCCGCCGACGTCGAGCTCGACACGGCCGGCCGCGTTCTCATCACCCCCGAACTGCGCCTGGCGGCCACCCTCGAACGCGACGTGATGCTGCTCGGCATGGGCAGCCATTTCGAAATCTGGGACGCCGCCACGTACACCGCGAAGGAGCAGGCCGCCATGGCGCAAGGCATGCCCGACGCCCTCAAGAATTTCTCTTTTTGATGACGCACGATGACGACCCAAGCCAGTACGGGACTGCGCCATCAAACGGTGCTGAGAGACGAAGCGATCGATGCGCTGTTGTGGCGCGACGACGGCATCTATATCGATGGAACCTTCGGGCGGGGCGGGCACAGCCGGCTCATCCTGGAGCGGCTGGGGCCCGGCGGAAGGCTGATCGCTTTCGACAAGGACCCGGCAGCAATCACCGAAGCGGGCACCGTAGAGGATGCCCGCTTCGCTATTGAGCATGACAGCTTCGCGCACCTTGATGCTGCACTGGATGCGCGCGGTATTGGACGGGTGGCTGGCGTGCTGCTCGATCTGGGCATCAGTTCGCCGCAGATCGACGAAGGCGCGCGCGGCTTTTCGTTCCGGATGGACGGCCCGCTCGACATGCGGATGGACACCACGCGCGGCATCACCGCGGCCCAATGGCTGGCCGAGGCCGATGAGCGCGATATTGCGAGGGTGATACGGGACTATGGGGAAGAACGGTTTGCTGTACAGATTGCAAAGGCGATTGTTGCTCGCCGGCGCGAATCCGGGACTCGAGGTCCTCTCGATCGCACATCCGAGCTTGCCGCGCTCGTGGCGCAGGCCGTCAAGACACGCGAGAAGGGTCAAGACCCTGCGACCCGCACCTTTCAGGCTCTACGGATTCACGTCAATCAAGAGCTTGCGGACCTCGAAACCGGTCTGAAGTCGGCATTCGAACGTCTGGAACAGGGGGGACGACTCGTCGTGATCAGCTTCCATTCGCTGGAAGACCGCATCGTCAAGCGCTTCATGCAGGCACTGGCGCGGCCGGAGCAATCCGCCGCGCCGGAGATGCGCCGGGCGCCGCTGCGTGCGCATGAGCTGCCGGCGCCGCAACTGCGCCTGCTGGGCCGCGTGCGCCCGTCGGAGGCCGAGGTCTCGGCCAATCCGCGCTCGCGCTCGGCCATCATGCGCGTGGCCGAACGCTGCTGACCGACGGAGCCGCACGCCATGAACCGCCTCAACATGTTCCTGCTGACCGCGCTGGTGTTGTGCGCGCTGTCGCTGGTCAATGCGCAGCATCAGGCACGACAGCTGTTCGTCGAGCTCGACCGCGCGCAGGCGGAAGAGAAGCAGCTGAACATCGACTGGTCGCGACTGCAGTACGAGCAGAGTTCGCTGGGCAAGAGCGCGCGCATCGCCGAGATCGCGCGCACGCAATTGAAGATGGCCCCCGCGCAGGCGGGCCGCACGCAGTATCTGCAGGGGTTTGCCGACTTGCCGGCGGCGGCGTCCGCCGCGGCCAGCGCGCCCGCGGCTTCGGGAGTCCAGCCATGAGCGGCGCACACAAGCATCCGGGGACGGCGGCCCGCGCCCGCCTGGGCCAGTTCTCCGCCAGCCCGGTGCTGGGGCTGCGCTTGCCGATGTGGCGCTCCAAGCTGGTGGTCTTCCTGATGTTTGCCGCGTTCATGGCGCTGATCGTCCGTGCGGCGTGGATCCAGGGACCGGGCAACCGCTTCTACGAGGCCGAGGGCAAGAAGCGCTTCCAGCGCACGCTGGAACTGCCGGCCACGCGCGGCAAGATCCTCGACCGCAACGGCCTGGTGCTGGCCACCAGCCTGCCGGTCAAGGCCATCTGGGCCGTGCCCGAGGACGTGCCCAACACCGTGCCCGGCGAAGACATGCAGAAGCTCGCCAAGCTGCTCGGCATGAGCAACAAGGATCTGGCGGGCAAGCTGGGCGAGGACAAGGGCTTCGTCTACCTGAAGCGCCAGGTGCTGCCGGACATTGCCGACCAGATCGCCGGCCTGAAGATCGACGGCATCTATCAGACGCGCGAATACAAGCGCTTCTACCCGGAAGGCGAAGCGATGGCGCACATCGTCGGCTTCACCAACGTCGAGGACAAGGGCCAGGAAGGCATGGAGCTGGCGCGCGAGCCGGATCTCGCGGGCGCGTCCGGCCAGCGCCAGGTGATCAAGGATCGCCTGGGCCGCGTGGTGGAGGACGTCGGCGTGCTGAAGGCGCCGCGCGAGGGCCGCGACCTGACGCTCTCCATCGACGCCAAGATCCAGTACCTGACCTTCAACGAGCTCAAGGCGGCCGTGGAGCGCAACCGTGCCAAGGCCGGCAGCGCCATCGTGCTCGACGCCCAGACCGGCGAGGTGCTGGCGCTGGCCAACTATCCGACCTACAACCCGAACGACCGCTCGCGCCTGTCGGGCGAACAGCTGCGCAACCGCGTGCTGACCGACACCTTCGAGCCCGGCTCGATGATGAAGCCGATCAGCATCGGCCTCGCGCTGCAGCTGCACCGCGTGACGCCCAACACGCTGGTGCAGACCAACGGCAAGTTCACACTGGACGGCGCGACCATCTCCGACACCAGCAACTACGGCACGCTGACCGTCGGCCAGGTCATCCAGCACTCGAGCAATATCGGCACGACCAAGATCGCGCTGATGCTCAAGCCGCAGGAAATGTGGGACATGTTCACCAGCGTCGGCTTCGGCCAGGCGCCCAAGATCGGCTTCCCGGGCGCGGTGGCGGGGCGGCTGCGCCCGGCCAAGAACTGGCGGCGCATCGAGCAGGCGACCATGTCGTACGGCTACGGCCTGTCGGTGTCGCTGTTCCAGATGGCGCATGCCTACACGATCTTCGCGCACGACGGCGAACTGATCCCGGTCACGATGTACCGCACCAACGGCCAGCCGCCGCAGGGCGAGCGCGTGCTGTCGTCCGAGGTGGCGCGGCAGGTGCGCCAGATGCTGGAAACCGTGACATCGCCCGGCGGCACCGCGCCGCAGGCGCAGGTGATGGGCTACCGCGTGGGCGGCAAGACCGGCACGGCGTACAAGCACGTCGGCCGCGGATATGACCGCTCCAAGTACCGTGCGTCGTTCATCGGCCTGGCGCCCATGTCGAACCCGCGCATCATCGTCGCCGTCAGCGTCGACGAGCCTTCGGCCGGCAGCCACTATGGCGGCTCGGTGGCCGGGCCGGTGTTTGCCTCGATCGCCGGCGGCAGCCTGCGCGCGCTGAACGTATCGCCGGATTCGCCGGTGCGCCAGCTCGTGATGACCGAAGGCGTGGCCGAAGAGCCCGTGGGGGCGCTGCAATGACGGCCGTGCCGACCTCCGAACGAGCGCCGATCGCCGCGCGCCTGGCACCGGTGCTGGACTGGCTGCGCGCGCACGTGCCGGCCGGCGCCGATCTGACCAGCGATACGCGCAAGCTCAAGACCGGCGATGTGTTCGTCGCCTACGTGCTCGGCAACGTGCGCCAGCGCGGCGACGGCCGGCCGCACATTCCGCAGGCCATCGAAGCCGGCGTCAGCGCCGTGCTGGCCGAGGCGCACGGTTACGTGGTGCCGGCCGATGCGCCGGCGCGCATCCTGCCGGTGGACGGCCTGTCCGAACTGGCCGGGCCGCTGGCCGCGCAGTGGTATGCCGTGCCGGGGCCGGATGCCCTGCGCGTGATCGGCGTGACGGGCACCAACGGCAAGACGTCGTGCTCGCAATGGATCGCCCAGGCGCTGAGCCGGCAGGGCGAGCGCTGCGCAGTGGTGGGTACGCTCGGCACCGGGTTTGTCGATGCGCTGGTCGCCACGGGCTTCACCACGCCGGATGCCATCCAGCTCCAGCACAGCCTGGCCGACCTGCATCGCGCCGGTGCCCGCGCCGTCGCCATGGAGGTGTCGTCGCACGGCCTGGAGCAGGGCCGCGCGGACGGCACCCGCTTCGACATCGCGCTGTTCACCAACCTGACGCAGGATCACCTCGACTACCACGGCACCATGGCCGAGTACGAGCTCGCCAAGGCGCGCCTGTTCGGCTGGCCGGGCCTGCGCGCCGCCGTGATCAATCGCGACGACGCGGCGGGCGGGCGCCTGCTGGCCGGCCTGCGCGCCGGCATCGAGGCGGTCGAATACGGCATCGACGGCGAAGCGGCCGCGCAGCGTGGCACCGGGCACTGGCTGCGCGCCACCAACGTGCGCGCGCACCGCACCGGTACGACCTTCGACGTCGACGGCAGCTTCGGCCGGGCGACCGTGCATTCGCCGATGGTCGGCCTGTTCAACGTTTCGAACCAGCTGGGCGTGCTGGGCGTGCTGCTGATGGCCGGCGTGCCATGGCAGGACGCGCTTGCCCGGCTGGAAAAGCTGCAGCCGGTGAGCGGCCGCATGGAGCGCTTCGGCGGCGAGGACGGCCCGCTGGTGGTGGTCGACTACGCCCACACGCCCGATGCCCTGGAGCAGACGCTGCGTGCACTCGCGCCGATCACCGGGGCGCGGGGCGGCAAGCTGTGGGCGGTGTTCGGCTGCGGCGGCGACCGCGATCCGGGCAAGCGCCCGCAGATGGGCGCCATCGCCGAGCGGCTGGCGCAGCACGTGGTGCTGACCTCCGACAACCCGCGCAGCGAAGACCCGCAACTGATTCTCGACATGATCGCCGACGGCATGGAAGACCCGCGTCTCGCCATACAGATCGAAGACCGCGCTGCCGCCATCCTGCACGCGGTGCGGCACGCCGATGTCCATGACGTCATCGTCGTGGCCGGCAAGGGGCACGAATCGACGCAGGAAATTGCCGGGCGCAAGCGGCCGTTCTCCGATCAGGAGCACGTTCGCCTGGCGCTGGCGGCACGGGGGGTGAACGCATGAGCGATGCACTGCCCGTGATGATGCACGCCACCGATGCCGCCGCCTGGATGGCCGGTGCGCACCTGGTCGGCCCGGATGCCGCCATCCGCCGCGTCACCACCGACAGCCGCGACGTGTTGCCCGGCGACCTGTTCGTCGCGCTGATCGGCGAGCGCTTCGACGCGCACGATTTTCTGCCGGATGTGGTGGCGCGCGGGGCGGCGGCAGTGCTGGTCTCGCGCCCGCCGGCCGGTATCCCCGACCTGTCCGGCGTAGCGGTGCTGACCGTTGCCGATACGCGCATCGCGCTGGGCCAGCTGGCCGCCGGCTGGCGCCGCCGGTTCCCGATCCCGGTGGTGGCGGTGACGGGCAGCAACGGCAAGACCACGGTCAAGGAAATGATCTCGGCCGTCTTCGCGTGTGCCGTCGGTGAAGCGGCCCGCCTGGCGACGGCCGGCAACCTCAACAACGACATCGGCCTGCCGCTGACGCTGTTCCGCCTGACCGCGCAGCACCGGCTGGCCGTGCTCGAGCTGGGCATGAACCATCCCGGCGAAACCGAGGTGCTGGCCGCCATCGCCCAGCCCACCGTGGCGCTGATCAACAACGCACAGCGCGAGCACCAGGAGTTCATGGTCAGCGTGGAAGCCGTGGCGGCCGAGCACGCCGCGGTGCTGGCCGCGCTGCCGGCCGACGGCGTGGCGGTTTTTCCGCGTGATGCGGCCAATGGCGGCGAATACGCGCCGCTGTGGCGCGCAGCGGCGGGTACGCGGCGTGTGCTGGATTTCGGCATCGAAGGCGGTGCGGTGTCGGCTGCCGTGACGGACACGGCCGACGGCCAGCGGATCGACGTGCACGCGCCAGGCCTGCGCTTTTCCTTCACGCTGCCGTTACTTGGTGTGCACAACGCGCGCAACGCGCTGGCGGCGACGGCCTGCGCGCTGGCCGCCGGCATCGCGCCCGAGGTGATCGCACAGGCGCTGTCGGCGTTCGCGCCGGTCAAGGGGCGCCTGCAGCGCAAGCCGGGCCATCATGGCGGGCTGGTAATCGACGACACCTACAACGCGAACCCCGACTCCGTGCGCGCCGCCATCGATGCGCTGGCGACGCTGCCGGCGCCGCGCTGGCTGGTGCTGGGCGACATGGGCGAAGTGGGCACGCAGGGGCCGGCCTTCCATCGGGAGATCGGTGCGTACGCCCGCGAGCGCGGCATCGACGCGGTCCTGGCCACCGGTGAGCTGGCGCGCCATATGGTGGAGGCTTTCGGTGGCGGCGCGCGGCATTTCGCGTCGGCCGAGGCCCTGATCGAGCAGGGCGTGCCGGCCATTGCGCCGGGCGCGACGGTTCTGGTGAAGGGCTCGCGCTTCATGCGGATGGAACGCATTGTCGATGCGCTGGTCTTGAAAGACCAGGCAGCCGACTCGCAAGGGGCGCCGGGGACGACGCACACACAACAGACGCACTAAGGGATGTAGCACCCATGTTATTGGCATTGGCGCAGTGGCTGCAGAACGACTTCGGCTTCCTGCGCGTCTTCAACTATCTGACGTTCCGGGCCGTGATGGCATCCCTCACGGCGCTGGTGATCGGCCTCGGCTTCGGGCCATGGGTGATCCGTCGCCTGACCGAGCTCAAGGTCGGCCAGGCCGTGCGCAGCTATGGCCCGCAGACCCACCTGGTCAAGGCCGGCACACCCACCATGGGCGGCGTGCTGGTGCTGATCGGCATTGCCGTCTCCACGCTGCTGTGGTGCGACTGGGGCAACCGCTTCATCTGGATCGTGCTGCTGGTCACGCTCGGCTATGGGGCGATCGGCTGGGTGGACGACTACCGCAAAGTGGTCCATCGCGACCCGAAGGGCATGTCCTCGCGCGAGAAGTTCTTCTGGCAGACGGTGATCGGCCTGTTCGCCGCCGCCTATCTGGCGTTCTCCGTGTCCGAGACCAGCAACATGCGCGTGCTGGAGCTGTTCCTGGACTGGGTGCGCAGTGGCCTGTCGCTGAGCCTGCCGGCCAAGTCGCACCTGATCGTGCCGTTCTTCAAGGAGCTCAGCTATCCGCTGGGCGTGTTCGGCTTCATCGTGCTGACCTACCTCGTCATCGTCGGCTCCAGCAACGCGGTGAACCTGACCGACGGCCTGGACGGCCTGGTCATCATGCCGGTGGTGCTGGTGGGCAGCGCACTGGGCATCTTCGCCTATGTGATGGGCAGCGCGGTCTACAGCAAGTACCTGCTGTTCCCGCACATCCCGGGCGCGGGCGAACTGTTGATCTTCTGCTCGGCGATGGCCGGTGCCGGCCTGGCCTTCCTGTGGTTCAACGCCCATCCGGCCCAGGTGTTCATGGGCGACGTCGGCGCGCTGGCGCTGGGCGGGGCGCTCGGCACCGTCGCGGTGATCGTGCGGCAGGAGATCGTGCTGTTCATCATGGGCGGCGTGTTCGTGGCCGAAACCATTTCGGTGATGCTGCAGGTGACTTGGTTCAAGTTCACCAAGCGGCGCTACGGCGAGGGCCGGCGGCTGTTCCGCATGGCCCCGCTGCACCACCATTTCGAGCTGTCCGGCTGGAAGGAAACGCAGGTCGTCGTGCGTTTCTGGATCATCACCATGATGCTGGTGCTGATCGGCCTGTCGACGCTGAAGCTGCGGTGAGGATGCGGACATGACCGAACCGATCCGCGCTCCCGAAGACACGCTGCCGACGCCGCCGGCCGCCGGGGACGCGCTCATCGCCGGCGCCATTGCTGCGACCGTCGATTCGGCCGAGCCGATGCCCGCCGCCGAAACCGCGCAGGCGCCGCGCATGTTCGGCGACCTGGCGTCGCCGTTCGTGCTGGTGCTGGGCCTGGGCGAGTCCGGCCTGGCCATGGCGCGCTGGTGCGCGCGCCATGGCGCGCGCGTGCGCGTGGCCGATACGCGCGAGGCGCCCGCCAACCTGCCGGCGCTGCGCGCGCATGTGCCGGATGCCGAATTCATCGGCGGGCCGTTCGCTCCGTCGCTGCTGGAAGGCGTGGCGCTGGTGGCGATCAGCCCCGGCCTGTCGCCGCTGGATGCTGCCGTTGCCGCGCTGCTGGACGGCGCACGCGAGCGCGCGGTGCCGGTGTGGGGCGAGATCGAA
The sequence above is a segment of the Ralstonia nicotianae genome. Coding sequences within it:
- the coq7 gene encoding 2-polyprenyl-3-methyl-6-methoxy-1,4-benzoquinone monooxygenase, encoding MLDRFLPEFDRALRAVAGITRASRPNPADAIVAPTDDGAKLSDTERRHAAGLMRVNHVGEVCAQALYQGQALFARDPAIRAQLDEAAREEEDHLAWCAQRLQELHDRPSLLNPLWYAGAFAIGALAGRLGDKISLGFVAETERQVEHHLDGHLDRLPEHDARSRAIVAQMRDDEVRHGDNARAAGGIDLPEPVRQAMRLASRIMTTAAYRI
- the mraZ gene encoding division/cell wall cluster transcriptional repressor MraZ, with the protein product MFQGASALTLDAKGRMSIPTRHREALQLQAEGRVTVTKHPDGCLMLFPRPEWERFRERIAALPMEAHWWKRIFLGSAADVELDTAGRVLITPELRLAATLERDVMLLGMGSHFEIWDAATYTAKEQAAMAQGMPDALKNFSF
- a CDS encoding porin gives rise to the protein MKKSLLAMAVLGAFAGAAHAQSSVTLYGVVDANVEYVNHEQNVTSAGIAIPGSGSRVAMQAGGLSSNRWGLRGVEDIGGGLKGLFVLESGFGMDTGTLQQGGRLFGRQAFVGLQGNWGKITLGRQYTTIFDMMANFSPSGYATQYEPVVGLLGPNFREDNVIKYTGLFGPVTVEGHWAFGERAGSQTANSAYGLGANYFAGPFGLGVAYDEVKVLTAAEALGGAGNEYARDKRAAIAASYTVGPVKLMGGYRYGKTDTASSGATLALLPHRDDLYWIGVNYQATPTLGFTLSYYYDNIKEATIGTTTVNPRKPQQLNFIADYNFSKRTDVYFTAAYSRNASLNWDSIGYATTASGQLSIGYLPAASQTYFITPDASNQLGAAIGIRHKF
- a CDS encoding UDP-N-acetylmuramoyl-L-alanyl-D-glutamate--2,6-diaminopimelate ligase, encoding MTAVPTSERAPIAARLAPVLDWLRAHVPAGADLTSDTRKLKTGDVFVAYVLGNVRQRGDGRPHIPQAIEAGVSAVLAEAHGYVVPADAPARILPVDGLSELAGPLAAQWYAVPGPDALRVIGVTGTNGKTSCSQWIAQALSRQGERCAVVGTLGTGFVDALVATGFTTPDAIQLQHSLADLHRAGARAVAMEVSSHGLEQGRADGTRFDIALFTNLTQDHLDYHGTMAEYELAKARLFGWPGLRAAVINRDDAAGGRLLAGLRAGIEAVEYGIDGEAAAQRGTGHWLRATNVRAHRTGTTFDVDGSFGRATVHSPMVGLFNVSNQLGVLGVLLMAGVPWQDALARLEKLQPVSGRMERFGGEDGPLVVVDYAHTPDALEQTLRALAPITGARGGKLWAVFGCGGDRDPGKRPQMGAIAERLAQHVVLTSDNPRSEDPQLILDMIADGMEDPRLAIQIEDRAAAILHAVRHADVHDVIVVAGKGHESTQEIAGRKRPFSDQEHVRLALAARGVNA
- the mraY gene encoding phospho-N-acetylmuramoyl-pentapeptide-transferase, which codes for MLLALAQWLQNDFGFLRVFNYLTFRAVMASLTALVIGLGFGPWVIRRLTELKVGQAVRSYGPQTHLVKAGTPTMGGVLVLIGIAVSTLLWCDWGNRFIWIVLLVTLGYGAIGWVDDYRKVVHRDPKGMSSREKFFWQTVIGLFAAAYLAFSVSETSNMRVLELFLDWVRSGLSLSLPAKSHLIVPFFKELSYPLGVFGFIVLTYLVIVGSSNAVNLTDGLDGLVIMPVVLVGSALGIFAYVMGSAVYSKYLLFPHIPGAGELLIFCSAMAGAGLAFLWFNAHPAQVFMGDVGALALGGALGTVAVIVRQEIVLFIMGGVFVAETISVMLQVTWFKFTKRRYGEGRRLFRMAPLHHHFELSGWKETQVVVRFWIITMMLVLIGLSTLKLR
- a CDS encoding peptidoglycan D,D-transpeptidase FtsI family protein — protein: MSGAHKHPGTAARARLGQFSASPVLGLRLPMWRSKLVVFLMFAAFMALIVRAAWIQGPGNRFYEAEGKKRFQRTLELPATRGKILDRNGLVLATSLPVKAIWAVPEDVPNTVPGEDMQKLAKLLGMSNKDLAGKLGEDKGFVYLKRQVLPDIADQIAGLKIDGIYQTREYKRFYPEGEAMAHIVGFTNVEDKGQEGMELAREPDLAGASGQRQVIKDRLGRVVEDVGVLKAPREGRDLTLSIDAKIQYLTFNELKAAVERNRAKAGSAIVLDAQTGEVLALANYPTYNPNDRSRLSGEQLRNRVLTDTFEPGSMMKPISIGLALQLHRVTPNTLVQTNGKFTLDGATISDTSNYGTLTVGQVIQHSSNIGTTKIALMLKPQEMWDMFTSVGFGQAPKIGFPGAVAGRLRPAKNWRRIEQATMSYGYGLSVSLFQMAHAYTIFAHDGELIPVTMYRTNGQPPQGERVLSSEVARQVRQMLETVTSPGGTAPQAQVMGYRVGGKTGTAYKHVGRGYDRSKYRASFIGLAPMSNPRIIVAVSVDEPSAGSHYGGSVAGPVFASIAGGSLRALNVSPDSPVRQLVMTEGVAEEPVGALQ
- the ftsL gene encoding cell division protein FtsL, translated to MNRLNMFLLTALVLCALSLVNAQHQARQLFVELDRAQAEEKQLNIDWSRLQYEQSSLGKSARIAEIARTQLKMAPAQAGRTQYLQGFADLPAAASAAASAPAASGVQP
- the rsmH gene encoding 16S rRNA (cytosine(1402)-N(4))-methyltransferase RsmH, with the protein product MTTQASTGLRHQTVLRDEAIDALLWRDDGIYIDGTFGRGGHSRLILERLGPGGRLIAFDKDPAAITEAGTVEDARFAIEHDSFAHLDAALDARGIGRVAGVLLDLGISSPQIDEGARGFSFRMDGPLDMRMDTTRGITAAQWLAEADERDIARVIRDYGEERFAVQIAKAIVARRRESGTRGPLDRTSELAALVAQAVKTREKGQDPATRTFQALRIHVNQELADLETGLKSAFERLEQGGRLVVISFHSLEDRIVKRFMQALARPEQSAAPEMRRAPLRAHELPAPQLRLLGRVRPSEAEVSANPRSRSAIMRVAERC
- a CDS encoding UDP-N-acetylmuramoyl-tripeptide--D-alanyl-D-alanine ligase, which produces MSDALPVMMHATDAAAWMAGAHLVGPDAAIRRVTTDSRDVLPGDLFVALIGERFDAHDFLPDVVARGAAAVLVSRPPAGIPDLSGVAVLTVADTRIALGQLAAGWRRRFPIPVVAVTGSNGKTTVKEMISAVFACAVGEAARLATAGNLNNDIGLPLTLFRLTAQHRLAVLELGMNHPGETEVLAAIAQPTVALINNAQREHQEFMVSVEAVAAEHAAVLAALPADGVAVFPRDAANGGEYAPLWRAAAGTRRVLDFGIEGGAVSAAVTDTADGQRIDVHAPGLRFSFTLPLLGVHNARNALAATACALAAGIAPEVIAQALSAFAPVKGRLQRKPGHHGGLVIDDTYNANPDSVRAAIDALATLPAPRWLVLGDMGEVGTQGPAFHREIGAYARERGIDAVLATGELARHMVEAFGGGARHFASAEALIEQGVPAIAPGATVLVKGSRFMRMERIVDALVLKDQAADSQGAPGTTHTQQTH